A region of the Micromonospora sediminicola genome:
GGTCGATGCCGACGATCAGGCCGACGCCGTCGACCAGGTCCGGCCGGTGCGACTGGAGGCCGCCGGCGAGCGTGGCCAGGCCCGCGCCGGTCACGCCGGCCGCGCCCTTGGAGGCGATCACCATGAACACCAGCAGCGAGATCTGCTCGCCGACCGCCAGCGGCTTGCCCAGCGCGTCGGCCACGAAGAGGGAGGCCATGGTCAGGTAGATCGCGGTGCCGTCGAGGTTGAACGAGTAGCCGGTGGGGACCGTGATGCCGACCACCGGACGGCCGACGCCGACGTGTTCCATCTTGGCGATCAGCCGGGGCAGCGCCGATTCCGACGACGAGGTGGAGAGGATCAGCAGGAACTCCCGGCCCAGGTAGCGCAGCAGCGAGAAGATCGAGATCCGGGCGATCAGGCGCAGCAGCAGGCCGAGCACCACGATCACGAAGATCAGGCAGGTGGCGTAGAAGCCGAGCATGATCTGCGCCAGGCTCTTCAGCGCGTCCACGCCGGTGGCGCCGACCACGGCCGCCATCGCGCCGAACGCGCCGATCGGGGCCAGCCACATGATCATGGCCAGCACCTTGAAGACCAGGCGCTGGAGCACGCCGATCGCCCGCAGCACCGGCTCGCCCCGACTGCCCAGCCCCTGCACGGCGAAGCCGACCAGCAGCGCGACCAGCAGGGTCTGCAGCACCTCGCCCTCGGTCAGCGCGGAGACCAGCGTGGTCGGGATGATGCCGAGCAGGAAGTCGACCGTGCCGGCGCTCTCGTCGCCGGCGGCGGACCGGCCGGCGTCGGCCACGTCGGGGCCCAGGTCCAGGCCCGCGCCGGGGTGGATGATGTTGCCGACCACGAGACCGATCGCCAGCGCCACTGTCGACATGACCAGGAAGTAGCCGAGCGCGAGGCCGCCGACCTTGCCGACCTTGGCCGCCTGCCGGACGGATCCGACGCCGAGCACGATCGTGCAGAAGATGACCGGGCTGATCATCATCTTGATCAAGTTGACGAAGCCGGTGCCCAGCGGTTTCAAGGCCTTGCCGACGTCGGGCGCGACCAGGCCGACCACGATGCCGGCGACGACGGCGACGATGACCGCCAGGTAGAGGTACCGGGTCCGGTCCCGGCGGGCGGGTCGGACAGCCTCGGGGGTGGGGGTGGTGGTGTCCATGTCGACACTGTGAACCAGGTCTCACCGGACCGCACGATTGCGTTCATTCTGTTCACCCGCGCAACGCGAGGGCGAAACACCGCCGTGCGGGTGCGCCACACTGACACGATGGCGCGGCGGCAGTGGAGCATCGCGGGGCAGCTGTTCGCCCTCCAGGCGGTGGTGGTGACGCTGCTCGTCCTGGCCGGCGCCGGCGGCGCGGTCTGGCTCGCCCGCAACGACTCCCACCAGGCCGCCGAGGACGAGGTGCTGGCCGTGGCCCAGGCCGTGGCCCGCTCCCCCAGCGTTCGCGCGGCCCTCACCGCCCCCGACCCGTCGGCCACGCTCCAGCCGTACGCGGAGGCGACGCGGGTGGCCACCGGAACGGACTTCGTGGTGGTGATGGCCCCGGACCGGACCCGCTACTCGCACCCGACCGCCGAGCTGATCGGTCGGCCGTTCATCGGCGACATCGGCCCGGCGCTGGCCGGCGAGGCGTTAACCGTGACCAACGTCGGCACGCTCGGTGAGTCGGTGCGCGCGGTCGTCCCGGTGTACGGGGACGACGACCACGTCATCGGGCTGGTCTCGGTCGGCATCACCACCCGGGCGATCAACCGGAAGCTGCTCGCCCAGGCCCCGGTGCTGTTCGGCGCGGCCGTACCGGCGCTGGCGCTGGCGGCCACCGGCTCCTGGCTGCTCAGCCGGCGGCTGCGCCGGCAGACCCACGGACTCGGCCCGGCCCAGATGACCCGGATGTACGAGTACTACGACGCTGTCCTGCACTCCGTACGCGAAGGGTTGCTGGTGCTGACCCGGGACCGGCGGGTGGCGCTGGTCAACGACGAGGGGCGGCGGCTGCTCGGGCTGGCCGACGACGCGGCGGTGACCGACCGGCCGGTGGCCGCGATCGACCTGCCGCCGGCGGTGGCCGAGCTGCTGGCCGCCGGCCGGGACGCGCACGACGAGCCGGTCCTGGCCGGCGACCGGGTGCTGGTGGCCAACCAGCGGACCACCCGCTTCGAGGGGGCGGTGCTCGGGACCGTGCTGACCCTGCGCGACCAGACCGAGCTGCGCAACCTGGCCAGCGAGCTGGACTCGGTACGCGCGTTGACCGAGGCGTTGCAGGCGCAGACCCACGAGTCGGCGAACCGGCTGCACACCGTGCTGACGCTGGTGGAGCTGGGCCGCACCGACGAGGCGGTCCGGCTGGCCACCCGCGACCTGGCGCTCGCCCAGCAGCTCACCGACCGGGTGGTCGGCGCGGTGACCGAACCGGCCCTGGCCGCGCTGCTGCTCGGCAAGTCGGCGCGGGCCGGCGAGCGCGGCGTGGACCTGGTGATCGAGCCGGACTGCCGGCTCGACGGCAGCCCGCTGCCCGGCACGGATCTGATCACCGTGGTCGGCAACCTGGTCGACAACGCGCTCGACGCGGTGGCCGGCAGCCCGCCGCCGCGCCGGGTCCGGGTCTTCGTCGGCGCCGGTGACGACGAGTTGACCGTACGCGTCGGTGACAGCGGCCCCGGCCTCGCGCCGGAGCGGGTGGCGGACGCGTTCCGGCGCGGCTGGTCGACCAAGAGCGCCGGCCGAGGGCTCGGGCTCGCCCTGGTGGGGCAGGTGGTCCGCCGACACGGCGGCACGGCCGACGTGACCCGCACCGACGACGGCGAAACGGTCTTCACGGTCCGGCTGCCGCTGCCCCGGAGGGACGCCCGGTGAGCGACGTCCGGGTGCTGGTGGTGGAGGACGAGCCGGTGCTGGCCGAGGCGCACAAGGCGTACACCGAGCGGGTGCCGGGCTTCGTGGTGGTCGGCGTCGCGCACACCGGCCGGGAGGCGATGGCGGCGCTGCGGCCCGGCGGGGGTGCGGACGTCGACCTGGTGCTGCTCGACTTCCGCCTGCCCGACCTGCACGGGCTGGAGGTGTGCCGGGCGTTGCGGGCGTCCGGCAGCGGCACCGACGTGCTGGCGGTGACGTCGGCGCGGGACCTGGCGGCGGTGCGGACCGCGGTCTCCCTCGGGGTCACCCACTACCTGCTCAAGCCGTTCACCTTCGCCGCGTTCCGCGACAAGCTGGAGCGGTACGCGGAGTACCGGCGGCACGCGCTGGCCGAGGGCGAGGTGGCCGCGCAGCACGAGGTGGACCGGATGTTCGCCACGTTGCGCGGCGCGGCGGCGCACACGCTGCCGAAGGGGCTGGACGAGCAGACCCTGAACACGGTGCTGGCGGCGCTCGGCGCGCAGGGCCGCTCCGCGACAGAGGTGGGCGCGCGTACCGGGATCTCCCGGGTGACCGCGCGACGCTACCTGGAGTATCTGGTGTCGGTGGAGCGCGCGGCCCGCACACCCCGGTACGGGACGCCGGGCCGGCCGGAGATGGAGTATCGGCCGACCTGACGTCACCGCCGGTCAGCTCACGTTGGCCGGGCCCAGCACGCTCTTCAGGTCGCCCATCAGGGCGGTGGTCGGCGCGACCCGGAACGGGCCGAGGCGCAGCGTGGTGACCTTGCCGCCGTTGAGCAGCTTGACGTGCACCTCGCAGTCGCCCGGGTGCAGCACCAGCGTCTCCTTCAGCCGCTCGACCAGCGGCGGGGTGCAGCGGTGCACCGGAATGGTCAGGGTGACCGGCTTGTTCGCCGGGTTGCTGGTGACGTCCGGCATGGACATGTCCATCGCCATGATCCGGGGGGTGTCGTCGCGCCGGTCCACCCGGCCCTTGACCACCACGATGGCGTCCTCGGCGATGTATTGCCCGATCACCTCGTAGGTGTTCGGGAAGAACAGCGTCTCCACGCCGCCGGCCAGGTCCTCCAGAGTGGCCGAGGCCCAGGCCCGGCCCTGCTTGGTGACCCGGCGCTGCACGCCGGAGAGGATGCCGGCGAGGGTGACGACCGCGCCGTCGGGCACGGTGCCCTCCTCGGAGAGCGCGGCGATGGTGGTGTCCGCGGCGGCGCCGAGCACGTGCTCCAGGCCGAACAACGGGTGGTCGGAGACGTAGAGGCCGAGCATCTCGCGTTCGAAGGCGAGCTTGTCGCGCTTGTCCCACTCCCCCTCGCCGATGACCGGCATGACGGTCGTGCTGCCGCCGGTGTCCGCGTCGCCGAAGCCGGCGCCGAACAGGTCGTACTGGCCGACCGCCTCCTTGCGCTTGACGTCGGCGTACGCGTCGATGGCGTCGGCGTGCACCGCCAGCAGGCCCTTGCGGGGGTGGTTGAGCGAGTCGAACGCGCCGGCCTTGATCAGCGATTCGATGGTCTTCTTGTTGCAGACCACCGCGTCCACCTTGGACAGGAAGTCGTAGAAGTCGGTGTAGTCGCCCTTCTCGTCGCGGCACCGCATGATCGAGGCGACCACGTTCGCGCCGACGTTGCGCACCGCGCCGAGACCGAAGCGGATCTCCTTGCCGACCGGGGTGAACGGGCCGGCCGAGGTGTTCACGTCCGGCGGGAGGACCTGGATGCGCATCCGGCGGCACTCGGACAGGTACATGGCCATCTTGTCCTTGTCGTCACCGACGGAGGTGAGCAACGCGGCCATGTACTCGGCGGGGTAGTGCGCCTTCAGGTAGGCGGTCCAGTAGGAGACCAGGCCGTACGCGGCGGAGTGGGCCTTGTTGAACGCGTAGCCGGCGAACGGGACGAGCACGTCCCACACCGCCTGGATGGCCTCGTCGGAGTAGCCGCGCTCGCGGCAGCCGTCCCGGAACGGGATGAACTCCTTGTCCAGGATCTCCTTCTTCTTCTTGCCCATCGCCCGGCGCAGCAGGTCCGCCTGGCCGAGCGTGTAGCCGGCGAGGATCTGCGCGGCGCGCTGCACCTGCTCCTGGTAGACGATCAGGCCGTAGGTCGGGGCGAGGATCTCGCGCAGCGGCTCCTCCAGCTCCGGGTGGATCGGGGTGATCTCCTGGAGGCCGTTCTTGCGCAGCGCGTAGTTGGTGTGCGAGTCGACGCCCATCGGGCCGGGGCGGTAGAGCGCCAGCACGGCCGAGATGTCCTCGAAGTTGTCCGGCTTCATCAGCCGCAGCAGCGAGCGCATCGGCCCGCCGTCGAGCTGGAAGACGCCCAGCGTGTCACCGCGGGCGAGCAGCTCGTACGCCTGCCGGTCGTCCAGCGGCAGACCCAGCAGGTCCAGCTCCAGGTTGTGGTTGAGCCGGATGTTCTTCACCGCGTCGTCGATGATCGTCAGGTTGCGCAGGCCGAGGAAGTCCATCTTCAGCAGCCCGAGCGACTCGCAGGTCGGGTAGTCGAACTGCGTGATGATGACGCCGTCGGAGTCACGCCGCATCAGCGGGATGTGCTCGATGATCGGCTCGGCGGACATGATGACGCCGGCCGCGTGCACGCCGGTCTGCCGGATCAGGCCCTCGATGCCCTTCGCGGTCTCGATCACCTTCTTGACGTCCGGGTCGGACTCGTAGAGGCCCCGGATCTCGCCCGCCTCGGCGTAGCGCGGGTGCTTCGGGTCGAAGATGCCGGACAGCGGGATGTCCTTGCCCATCACCGCCGGGGGCATGGCCTTGGTGATCCGGTCGCCGACCGCGTACGGGAAACCCAGCACGCGGGCCGAGTCCTTGATCGCGGCCTTCGCCTTGATCGTGCCGAACGTGGCGATCTGCGCGACCTTGTCCTCGCCCCACTTGTCGGTCACGTACTTGATGACCTCACCGCGCCGGCGCTCGTCGAAGTCGATGTCGACATCCGGCATCGAGACGCGCTCGGGGTTGAGGAACCGCTCGAAGATCAGGCCGTGCGGGATCGGGTCCAGGTCGGTGATGCCCAGCGCGTACGCGACCAGCGAGCCGGCGGCCGAGCCACGGCCCGGGCCGACCGCGATGCCCTGGTTCTTGGCCCACTGGATGAAGTCGGCGACCACGAGGAAGTAGGACGGGAAGCCCATCTGGATGATGACGCCCAGCTCGTACTCGGCCTGGACGACGTGGCCCTCCGGGATGCCGTTCGGGAAGCGGCGCTTGAGCCCGGCGAACGTCTCCTTGCGGAACCAGGACTCCTCGGTCTCGCCGTCGGGGATCGGGAACCGTGGCATCAGGTTGTGGAAGGTGAACATGCCGGTGGGGTCGACCTTCTCGGCCACCAGCAGCGTGTTGCGGCAGCCCTGCTGCCACAGCTCGGAGGAGTCGACCGCGCGCATCTGGTCGGCGGACTTGACGAAGTAGCCGCCGCCCTCGAACCGGAACCGGTTCGGGTCGGCCACGTTGCTGCCGGTCTGCACGCACAGCAGCACGTCGTGCGCCTCGGCCTGGGCCTCGTGGGTGTAGTGCGAGTCGTTGGTGACCACCGGCGGGATGTCGAGCTTGCGGGCGATCTCGGTGAGCCCGTCGCGGACCCGGCGCTCGATGTCGAGGCCGTGGTCCATGATCTCCAGGAAGTAGTTGTCCTTGCCGAAGATGTCCTGGTAGGCGGCGGCGACCTTGAGCGCCTCGTCGAACTGGCCGAGCCGCAGCCGGGTCTGCACCGCGCCGGACGGGCAGCCGGTGGTGGCCATGATGCCCTCGGCGTGCTCGGCGATCAGCTCCATGTCCATCCGGGGCCACTTGACGTAGTGGCCCTCCATGGAGGCGCGGGAGTTGAGCCGGAACATGTTGTGCAGGCCGGTGCGGTTCGCCGCCCACATGGTCATGTGGGTGATGGCGCCGTTGCCGGAGACGTCGTCGCTCTTCTGCTCGGGGCGTCCCCACTTGACCCGTGCCTTGTGGAAGCGCGACTCCGGCGCCACGTACGCCTCGACGCCGAGGATGGGCTTGACCCCGGCGGCCATGGCCTGCTTGTAGAAGTCGTTCGCGCCGTGCATGTTGCCGTGGTCGGTGATCGCCACCGCCGGCATGCCGAGCCGCGCCGCCTCGGCGAATAGGTCCTTGAGCCGGGCCGCCCCGTCGAGCATCGAGTACTCGGTGTGTACGTGCAGATGCGCGAACGAATCGCCCATGCGTGGCGCCCCCCGGGTTGTGGATCAAGCTGCGTCGGAGTCGACCGACCCACCCTACCGAGGCGGTCCGACCGGCTCCACCGTCCGCGCCGGGGGTGGCCGGCGTCTCTCCCGACGGACCGGTGTATGCCACACGACGGTGTATCTGCTTGCAATGGTGTGTGGCACACACTATCGTGTGTCACATGGTCACCGACGAGGTCCTCCGGACCCACCTCCAGGAGCTGCGACGCGGCACGATCGTGGTGGCCAGCCTGGTCGCCCTGCGCCGCCCCGACTACGGCTACGCCCTGCTGCAACGGTTGGCCGCGCACGGCTTCGCGGTCGACGCCAACACGCTCTACCCGCTGCTGCGCCGGCTCGAGGAACAGGGCCTGCTGACCAGCGAGTGGAACACCGAGGAGAGCCGGCCGCGCAAGTTCTACCGCACCAGCGACGACGGCGAGACGGTGCTGGGCCGCCTGCTCGACGACCTGACCGCGGTCCAGACGTCCGTCACCCAGCTGATCGAAGGAGTAGGGCGATGAGTTCCCTGACCGACCGCTACCTCGCGGCCACCCTGCGCACCGTGCCGGCCCCGCGCCGCGCCGAGCTCGCCGAGGAGCTGCGCGCCTCCATCGCCGACATGATCGACGACCGGACCGCCGGCGGGCAGGACCACGCCTCCGCCGAGCGCGAGGTGCTCACCGAGATGGGCAACCCCGAGCAGCTCGCGGCCCGCTACAGCGACCGCACGCTCCAGCTCATCGGCCCGCGCTACTACCTGCTCTGGTGGCGGGTGCTGCGGATGCTGCTCACCTGGATCCCGGCGATCGTCGGCGTGGTCACCGGCGTGGTCAAGGCGACGGTCGGCGGCGAACCGGGCGCGGCGATCGGCGCCGGCATCGCCAGCGCGTTGCAGACGGCCGTGCAGATCGCGTTCTGGGTCACGCTGTCCTTCGCCGTCCTGGAGCGCACCCGGACCCCGCTGGGCCTGCCCGAGTGGACCGTCGACCAACTCCCGGAGGAGACCCACGACCGGCAGATCAGCCAGCCGGACAGCGTGGCGTCCGTGGTGTTCCTGCTCGGCACGGTCGGCGTCCTCGTCGGGCAGCACTTCCAGCACTGGGCCAGCGGCGACGGCTCCCGGCTGCCGGTGCTCGACCCGGCGCTCTGGAGCTTCTGGCTCCCGGCGCTGATCGTGGTGCTGCTGGCCACCGTCGGTCTGGAGATCGCGAAGTACCGGTCGGGCCGGTGGACCTGGCCGCTGGTCGCGGTCAACGCGCTGCTCAACCTGGCGTTCGCGGCGCCGGTGGTGTGGCTGCTGCTGACCGACCGGATGCTCAACCCGGACCTGGTCGAGCGGTTCGCCTGGCTCCGCGAGGGCGGGGCGGACGACGTCGCCCGGATCGCCGTGGTGGTCACCGTGGTCATCGCGGTCTGGGACGTGATCGACAGCGCGGTCAAGGCGGTTCGCGCCCGCCGCTGAGGTCCCGACCGGCCCGGCGCCGCCCGCACCGGGCGCGCCGGGCCCTCGGGTACGCCGGGCTTCAGGCCGTCGCGCGCCACTCCCGTGCCAGCAGGGCGTAGACCGCCTCGTCGGTCCACTCCCCCTTGACGAACTCGTTCTCCCGCAGGTGCGCCTCGCGCCGCATGCCCAACCGCTCCAGCACCCGGGCGGAGGCCGTGTTGCGGGCGTCCAGCCGACCGACGATCCGGTGCAGGCCCAACCCGTCGAAGCCGAGTCGCAGCAGCTCCCGGGCCGCCTCGGTGACGTACCCCCGACCGGTGTGGTCCGGGTGGGCCGCGTAGCCGATCTCGCCCTGCCGGTGCTCGCCGCTGGTCCAGTTCAGCAGCACGTCCCCGACGACCACGCCGGTGTCGGGCAGCGTCACCGCCAACTGGAGCACGTCGCCCGGCGCCCGCAACGCGGTCCGGCGGACCATCCGGTCGATCGCCGGCCGCACCGACTCGTCGTCGTAGGGCTCCTGGTAGAGAAAGCGGGTGACCTCCGGGCGGCCCCGGTAGTCCCGGACGACGGCCAGGTCGGCCGTGGTGAAGGCGCGCAGCACCAGGCGCCCGGTGCGCAGCGGCAGATCGGGTACGAGCACCGAGGCAGGCTACGCCCCCACCCGCGCCCCGGTCAGCCCGGTTTCCCTCGTCGATCAGGGTGGGTCGGGTGGCGGGGGTGCCCTTGCGGTCGGGGCGGGCGGGGGCGGGTGGCATGGTCGTACGGTGAGCACCGCGACCACCACCGGCTGGCGACGGCCGGGTCCCACCGCCGAGCAGCTCCGCACCGACCTCTGGATCGGCCTCGGAGTCACCGTGCTGGCCCTGTTCGAGCTGACCCTCGCCCGCAGCACCGGGGCGTTCCTGCTCGGTCTGCCGCCGAGCCTGGCCGAACAGATCTTCTGGACGGCGGCGGCGACCGCGCCGCTGGCCCTGCGCCGACGGTGGCCCACCGCGGTCGCGGTGTTCATCTCGATCGCCTTCATCGCCGGGCAGGCCCGGGCGGTCCCGCTGTCCCAGCTCCCGTCGGGGGCGCTCTTCGCCGCGCTCTACACCCTCGGCGCCTGGGGCACCGACCGGCGACTGGCCGGGCGGGTCCGGGTCGCCATCATCGGCGCGATGTTCGGCTGGCTGGGACTGTCGCTCGCGCTGCGCGCCGACCAGCTCTCGGCGAGCGCCTTCGACGGCGCCGCCGGCCCGGTGCCGCCGGTGCTCGCGGCCGTCATCAACGGCGTTCTGTACAACGTCCTGTTCTTCGCCTTCGCCTACTACTCCGGCCAGACCGCCTGGGTGGCCGCGCGCCGCCGGCACGAGCTGCGGGAGCAGGCCGAGCAGCTGCGCCGCTCGCAGGAGGAGGCGCGCGAGCGGGCGGTGATGGGGGAACGGGTCCGCATCGCCCGGGAGCTGCACGACGTGGTCGCCCACCACGTGTCGGTCATGGGCGTGCAGGCCGCCGCGTGCCGGCGGGTGTTCGACCGCGACCCGGACAAGGCGCGTACCGCGCTGACCGCCATCGAGGAGACGGCCCGCACCTCGGTGGACGAGCTGCGCCGGATGCTCGGCGTGCTGCGGGACCCGAGCGTCACGTCCGGCGCCGGGCCCACCGACACCGCCGGCATCGAGCAGGTCGCCGCGCTGGTCGACCGGGCCCGCGAGACCGGGCTGCGGACCCGGCTCGGGGTGTACGGCGACCCGACGCCGCTGCCCCGCTCGGTGTCCCAGGCGGCGTACCGGATCGTGCAGGAGGCGGTGACGAACGTGGTCAAGCACGCGTCCGCCACGTCGCTGGACGTGCGGATCCGCTACCTCGACCGGGAGCTGGAGGTCGACGTGAGCGACGACGGGCGCGGCGGAGGGCCCGGCGGTGGGGGTGGACTCGGCCTGATCGGCATGCGTGAGCGGGCCACCGCGCACGGCGGTGAGCTGGAGGCCGGGCCGAGGGCCGGTGGCGGCTTCCGGGTGCGGGCCCGTCTGCCGCTGGCCCCCGAGACGGCCGGGCGAGCGGCGTGACCGGGCCGGCGCCGGACGGGCCGGTCCGGGTCCTGCTCGTCGACGACCAGCACCTGGTCCGCAGCGGCTTCCGCATCATCCTCGAGGTGGAGGACGACATCGAGGTGGTCGGGGAGGCCGCCGACGGGGAGCGGGCGGTGGCGATGGCCGCCGCGCTGCGACCGGACGTGGTGCTGATGGACGTGGAGATGCCGGTGCTCGACGGGCTGGCGGCGACCCGCCGGATCACCGACGATGCCACCGGCGACGGCCCGGCCGTGTTGATCCTCACCACCTTCGACCGCGACGACTACCTCTTCGCGGCGCTGCGCGCCGGGGCGAGCGGCTTCCTGCTCAAGAACGGCACCCCGGAGGATCTGGTCGAGGCGGTCCGGGTGGTGGCGCGCGGGGAGGGACTGATCGCGCCCGCGCTCACCCGCCGGGTGATCTCCACCTTCGCCCGTCCCGGTGCCGCGCCGCCCGACCCTCGGCACGACGCCGCGACGGCGGAACTGACCCCCCGGGAGCGTGAGGTGCTGGCGCTGGTGGCGCGGGGCGCCAGCAACGCGGAGGTCGCCGCCGTCCTGCACGTCGGCGAGGCGACCGTGAAGACCCACGTGAGCCGGGTGCTGGCCAAGCTGGGACTACGGGACCGGGTCCAGGCGGTGATCTTCGCGTACGAGCACGGCATCGTGCGGCCCGGCGGCTGACGGCATCCGCCGTGCGGCGGACCCCGATGATCAACCCCTGGTGGGACGCCGTCGCGCCCGCCCGACCGTAGCGTCGGGCGCATGACCAGCGTGCTCCACCTGGACGGCGTCGACCGCAGCTTCGACGGACGTCAGGTGCTCTCCGACGTCACCTTCGACGTGACCGCCGGCCGGCTGACCGGGTTCGTCGGCGGCAACGGCGCCGGCAAGACCACCACGATGCGGATCATCCTCGGCGTGCTCGCCCCCGACGCCGGGCAGGTGACGTGGCGGGGCGACCGGCTCACCCGGGACGCCCGGCGGCGGTTCGGCTACATGCCGGAGGAACGGGGCCTCTACCCGAAGATGACCACCCGCGAGCAGGTGGCCCACCTCGGCCGCCTGTACGGGCTGGACGCGCCGGCGGCGCGCCGGCGTACCGACGCGCTGCTGGACCGGATCGGCCTCGGCGAGCGCGGCGACGACCTGCTGGAGACGCTGTCGCTGGGCAACCAGCAGCGGGCGCAGATCGCCGCCGCGCTGGTGCACGACCCGGAGGTGCTGATCCTCGACGAGCCCTTCTCCGGGCTCGACCCCCTCGCCGTCGACACGGTGGTCGCGGTGCTG
Encoded here:
- a CDS encoding response regulator translates to MTGPAPDGPVRVLLVDDQHLVRSGFRIILEVEDDIEVVGEAADGERAVAMAAALRPDVVLMDVEMPVLDGLAATRRITDDATGDGPAVLILTTFDRDDYLFAALRAGASGFLLKNGTPEDLVEAVRVVARGEGLIAPALTRRVISTFARPGAAPPDPRHDAATAELTPREREVLALVARGASNAEVAAVLHVGEATVKTHVSRVLAKLGLRDRVQAVIFAYEHGIVRPGG
- a CDS encoding ABC transporter ATP-binding protein, whose protein sequence is MTSVLHLDGVDRSFDGRQVLSDVTFDVTAGRLTGFVGGNGAGKTTTMRIILGVLAPDAGQVTWRGDRLTRDARRRFGYMPEERGLYPKMTTREQVAHLGRLYGLDAPAARRRTDALLDRIGLGERGDDLLETLSLGNQQRAQIAAALVHDPEVLILDEPFSGLDPLAVDTVVAVLRERAAAGAPVLFSSHQLDVVERLCDDLVIIAGGTIRAAGPREELRAAYTLPRFELVVDGDAGWLRDQAGVELVDLDGARAVFDLEPTVDDQSVLRAALARGPVRAFHPVTPSLAEIFREVNQ